The following proteins come from a genomic window of Pseudomonas syringae:
- a CDS encoding beta-ketoacyl-ACP synthase, with protein MKRVVVTGMSGITSVGSDWPTINASFTANRSGIRRMDEWERFIELNTRLAGPIDDFAVPAHWTRKQLRSMGRVSRLAVAASERALIDARLLNDPIIRDGRMGTACGSSTGSTDEIKAFGNMLINSVALNLNANSYVRMMPHTTAANISIFFGLTGRLIPTSSACTSGSQGIGYAYEAIKFGRLPLMLAGGAEELCPTEAMVFDALYATSLKNDAPHTTPRPYDSGRDGLVIGEGGGMMVLEELEHAQARGAPIYAEIVGFGSNADGAHSTRPEQATMRRAMELALEDAGLPPEAIGYVNGHGTATEQGDIAETLATSSLFGSRMPISSQKSFLGHTLGACGALESWFSIEMLNSDRYIHTLNLTDIDPQCGELDYIVGEPRQMSNEYVMNNNFAFGGVNTSLIFKRWG; from the coding sequence ATGAAGCGCGTGGTGGTCACCGGCATGTCCGGCATTACCTCGGTGGGCAGCGACTGGCCCACCATCAATGCGAGCTTTACCGCCAATCGCAGCGGTATTCGGCGGATGGACGAATGGGAACGCTTCATTGAGCTGAACACTCGGCTGGCCGGCCCTATCGATGACTTCGCCGTGCCTGCGCACTGGACACGCAAACAATTGCGCAGCATGGGCCGCGTGTCACGCCTGGCGGTGGCCGCTTCGGAGCGGGCGCTGATCGACGCCAGGCTGCTGAATGATCCGATCATCCGCGACGGCCGGATGGGCACAGCCTGTGGCTCGTCCACCGGCAGCACCGACGAGATCAAGGCGTTCGGCAACATGCTGATCAACTCGGTGGCGCTGAACCTGAACGCCAACTCGTACGTACGCATGATGCCGCACACCACAGCGGCCAATATCAGCATCTTTTTCGGTCTGACCGGGCGGCTTATTCCCACCTCCAGCGCCTGCACCAGCGGCAGCCAGGGCATCGGCTACGCTTACGAGGCGATCAAATTCGGACGTCTGCCGCTGATGCTGGCGGGCGGTGCGGAAGAACTGTGCCCGACCGAAGCGATGGTATTTGACGCGCTGTACGCCACCAGCCTGAAAAACGACGCACCCCACACCACGCCACGCCCCTACGACAGCGGGCGCGACGGCCTGGTGATCGGCGAAGGCGGCGGCATGATGGTGCTTGAAGAGCTTGAACACGCCCAGGCACGTGGCGCGCCCATCTATGCCGAGATCGTCGGCTTCGGCAGCAACGCCGACGGGGCCCACAGCACTCGCCCGGAGCAAGCCACCATGCGCCGCGCCATGGAGCTCGCTCTGGAAGATGCCGGTTTGCCGCCCGAAGCCATTGGCTACGTCAACGGCCACGGCACCGCTACCGAACAGGGCGACATCGCCGAAACCCTGGCCACCAGCAGCCTGTTCGGCTCACGCATGCCGATCAGCTCGCAGAAAAGCTTCCTCGGCCATACGCTGGGTGCGTGCGGAGCGCTGGAATCGTGGTTCAGCATCGAAATGCTCAATAGTGACCGGTACATCCACACGCTGAACCTCACCGACATCGACCCACAGTGTGGCGAACTGGACTACATCGTCGGCGAACCCCGGCAGATGAGTAACGAATACGTGATGAACAACAACTTCGCGTTTGGCGGGGTGAATACCTCGTTGATCTTCAAGCGCTGGGGCTGA
- the fabG gene encoding 3-oxoacyl-ACP reductase FabG has translation MTESILVTGSSRGIGRAIALRLAQAGFDLILHCRTGRSEAEAVQAEIIALGRQARVLQFDVSDRAACKAILEDDVETHGAYYGVVLNAGLTRDGAFPALSDDDWDQVLRTNLDGFYNVLHPLTMPMIRRRAAGRIVCITSVSGLIGNRGQVNYSASKAGLIGAAKALAIELGKRKITVNCVAPGLIDTAMLDENVPVDELMKMIPAQRMGTPEEVAGAVNFLMSAEAGYITRQVLAVNGGLC, from the coding sequence ATGACTGAATCGATACTGGTCACCGGCTCCAGCCGTGGCATCGGCCGCGCCATTGCCTTGCGTCTGGCGCAGGCCGGATTCGACCTGATCCTGCATTGCCGCACCGGACGCAGCGAAGCCGAAGCCGTGCAAGCCGAAATCATCGCGCTGGGCCGTCAGGCGCGGGTGCTGCAATTCGATGTCTCGGACCGTGCGGCCTGCAAGGCCATTCTCGAAGACGACGTGGAAACCCACGGCGCGTATTACGGCGTGGTGCTCAATGCGGGCCTGACCCGCGATGGCGCCTTTCCAGCGCTCAGCGACGACGACTGGGATCAGGTGCTGCGCACCAATCTGGATGGTTTCTATAACGTCCTGCACCCGCTGACCATGCCGATGATTCGCCGTCGTGCGGCGGGCCGCATTGTCTGCATCACCTCGGTGTCGGGCTTGATCGGCAATCGCGGTCAAGTCAATTACAGCGCCTCCAAGGCAGGCCTGATCGGCGCCGCCAAAGCGCTGGCCATCGAGTTGGGCAAACGCAAGATCACGGTCAATTGCGTCGCACCGGGGTTGATCGATACCGCGATGCTGGACGAAAACGTTCCCGTGGATGAACTGATGAAAATGATCCCCGCACAGCGCATGGGCACCCCGGAAGAAGTGGCGGGCGCGGTGAATTTCCTGATGTCGGCGGAAGCCGGTTACATCACTCGCCAGGTGCTGGCCGTCAACGGGGGGCTGTGTTGA
- a CDS encoding hotdog family protein, whose amino-acid sequence MIEWSLAELIPHAGDMILIDQVLAFDEEQIHTRLTVRADGLFNQPDGSLPAWLGIELMAQSVAAYAGCQARSKGETVKLGFLLGSRKFECNVDRFAPGSELHIHAVRSLQDDSGMGVFECTLTGPDITALARLNVYCPPNTADYLAEGAPA is encoded by the coding sequence ATGATCGAGTGGTCGCTCGCCGAACTCATCCCCCATGCTGGCGACATGATCCTCATCGATCAGGTGCTGGCGTTTGACGAAGAGCAGATTCATACCCGCCTGACCGTACGCGCCGACGGCCTGTTCAACCAACCGGACGGCAGCCTGCCCGCCTGGCTCGGCATAGAGCTGATGGCACAAAGCGTGGCGGCCTACGCGGGCTGTCAGGCGCGCAGCAAGGGCGAAACGGTCAAGCTGGGCTTTCTGCTGGGCAGCCGCAAGTTCGAATGCAACGTGGACCGTTTTGCGCCGGGCAGCGAACTGCACATTCACGCGGTGCGTTCCCTGCAGGACGACAGCGGCATGGGCGTGTTCGAATGCACCCTCACCGGCCCGGACATCACAGCGCTTGCCCGCCTCAATGTATATTGCCCACCCAACACTGCTGACTATCTGGCTGAAGGAGCCCCGGCATGA
- a CDS encoding beta-ketoacyl-[acyl-carrier-protein] synthase family protein translates to MTAYLNALGVICSLGASREEVSRRLFAGDSSGMVVESGWVPERALPVGAVKATLPGMPPAMGAQHSRNNQLLLAAALQIEDDIRLAIQRYGAARIGVIIGTSTSGIDEASSSMAIWLRDKAFPEHYDYQQQELGAPANFLASWLQLTGPAYVISTACTSSARALLSARRALDMGLCDAVLCGGVDSLCKLTLNGFLSLEAMSSQLCNPFSSNRDGINIGEAAALFLMTREASGTHSIALLGAGANCDAHHISAPEPSGRGARDAMLQALHSARLEAAQISYLNLHGTATPLNDAMESLAVQAVFPDGVTCSSTKPLSGHTLGAAGALEVAFCWLSLAPHNSEQALPPHVWDGEADPLLPALRWTAPGTRLTPADARYMMSNSFAFGGNNISLIIGDAP, encoded by the coding sequence ATGACCGCCTACCTCAATGCGCTAGGCGTCATCTGCTCGCTGGGTGCGAGCCGCGAAGAGGTGTCGCGCAGGCTGTTTGCCGGTGACAGCTCGGGCATGGTCGTCGAAAGCGGCTGGGTGCCCGAGCGTGCGCTGCCGGTCGGTGCGGTCAAGGCGACACTGCCCGGCATGCCGCCCGCCATGGGGGCGCAGCACAGTCGCAATAACCAGTTGCTGCTGGCCGCCGCCTTGCAGATCGAAGACGACATTCGCCTCGCCATTCAGCGCTATGGCGCTGCGCGTATCGGCGTGATCATCGGCACCAGCACCTCCGGCATCGATGAAGCCAGCAGCAGCATGGCCATCTGGCTGCGTGACAAGGCGTTTCCCGAGCATTACGACTATCAACAGCAGGAACTCGGCGCACCCGCCAATTTCCTCGCCAGCTGGTTGCAATTGACCGGCCCGGCTTACGTCATTTCAACGGCCTGCACCTCCAGCGCGCGGGCGTTGCTCAGTGCCCGGCGGGCGCTGGACATGGGCCTGTGCGACGCGGTGCTGTGTGGCGGCGTCGACAGCCTGTGCAAGCTGACGTTGAATGGCTTTCTGTCACTTGAAGCCATGTCCTCACAGTTATGCAACCCGTTCTCCAGCAACCGTGACGGGATCAATATCGGCGAGGCGGCGGCATTGTTTCTCATGACCCGCGAAGCCAGTGGCACGCACTCGATTGCGCTGCTGGGCGCAGGCGCCAATTGCGACGCTCACCACATCTCCGCCCCGGAACCCAGCGGGCGCGGCGCACGCGATGCCATGCTGCAAGCGTTGCACAGCGCCCGCCTGGAAGCGGCGCAGATCAGTTACCTGAACCTGCACGGCACGGCCACGCCGCTTAACGATGCGATGGAAAGCCTGGCGGTGCAGGCAGTGTTTCCGGACGGCGTGACCTGCTCCTCGACCAAACCGCTCAGCGGCCACACGCTGGGCGCGGCAGGGGCGCTGGAAGTCGCGTTCTGCTGGCTGAGCCTGGCGCCGCACAACAGCGAACAGGCCCTGCCCCCGCACGTGTGGGATGGCGAGGCCGATCCGCTATTGCCTGCACTGCGCTGGACAGCGCCGGGGACGCGCCTGACACCTGCCGACGCTCGCTACATGATGAGCAATTCCTTTGCCTTCGGCGGCAACAACATCAGCCTGATTATCGGAGATGCCCCATGA
- a CDS encoding class I SAM-dependent methyltransferase yields the protein MNRPFLSDSYVEETRFGLWFLRSHTWQHRVLRVAIDDLRCLFSAPPPVAPVLLDAGCGQGKSFQHLSKVFAPSKLLGVDADPHSLSMSRQEAAARGIEAELIGSDCAALQLPDASVDLLFCHQTFHHLVEQEKALAEFYRVLKPGGYLLFAESTEAYIDTWVIRWLFRHPMHVQKSAAQYLQMIREQGFEFDARNVSYPYLWWSRARDFGLLEALKLQKPRTFGQREETLVNVVARKPLQGDAS from the coding sequence ATGAATCGGCCGTTCCTGAGTGACAGCTATGTCGAGGAAACCCGTTTCGGCCTGTGGTTTCTGCGCAGCCACACCTGGCAACACCGGGTGTTGCGCGTCGCGATCGATGACCTGCGCTGCCTGTTCAGCGCTCCGCCACCTGTCGCGCCGGTGTTGCTTGACGCTGGTTGCGGGCAGGGCAAGTCGTTCCAGCACCTGAGCAAGGTGTTTGCGCCGTCGAAGCTGCTGGGGGTCGACGCAGACCCGCACAGCCTGAGCATGAGCCGTCAGGAAGCGGCTGCCAGAGGCATCGAGGCCGAACTGATCGGCAGCGATTGCGCCGCCCTGCAATTGCCGGACGCCAGTGTCGACCTGCTGTTTTGTCACCAGACCTTTCATCATCTGGTCGAGCAGGAAAAAGCACTGGCCGAGTTTTACCGGGTGCTCAAACCGGGCGGCTATCTGCTGTTCGCCGAGTCCACCGAGGCGTATATCGACACGTGGGTGATTCGCTGGCTGTTCCGGCACCCGATGCACGTGCAGAAAAGCGCCGCGCAGTATCTGCAGATGATTCGTGAACAGGGTTTCGAGTTCGATGCCCGCAATGTCTCATACCCTTATTTATGGTGGAGCCGCGCGAGGGATTTCGGTCTGCTCGAAGCGTTGAAACTGCAAAAGCCCAGGACGTTCGGCCAGCGCGAAGAAACGCTGGTCAATGTCGTGGCCCGCAAACCGCTGCAAGGTGATGCGTCATGA
- a CDS encoding NAD(P)/FAD-dependent oxidoreductase, producing MPIIDREIRQVVVIGAGPAGSIAAALLKRQGHDVLVIERLLFPRFSIGESLLCHCLDFVEEAGMLDAVEAAGFQRKNGAAFARGEQYSDFDFGDTFSHGKPTTFQVQRSEFDKLLADQAERQGVDIRYQQEIISADFDGPQPVLRVKREDGSEYSVQATFVLDASGYGRVLPRLLDLEAPSGFPVRQAVFTHVEDHIESPPFDRQKILVSIHPQHNDVWFWSIPFSAGRCSVGVVASAERFKDKPADLDACLRAFIDETPQLAKVLKNAVWDTPARTIGGYSANVKTLHGKGFALLGNAAEFLDPVFSSGVTIAMRSASMAAGVLNRQLQGEHVDWETEFAIPLKRGVDTFRAYVEGWYDSSFQNVIFYPGSAPDIRRMISSILAGYAWDERNPFVSEPKRRLRTLSEICADGGS from the coding sequence GTGCCCATCATTGATAGGGAAATTCGTCAGGTCGTCGTTATCGGGGCCGGTCCGGCCGGTTCAATTGCTGCCGCCCTGCTCAAACGCCAGGGCCACGACGTGCTGGTCATCGAGCGCTTGCTGTTTCCGCGCTTCTCGATTGGCGAAAGTCTGTTGTGTCACTGCCTGGACTTCGTTGAAGAAGCCGGGATGCTCGATGCCGTGGAGGCCGCCGGTTTCCAGCGCAAAAACGGTGCGGCGTTTGCACGTGGCGAGCAGTACAGCGATTTCGATTTCGGCGACACGTTCAGTCACGGCAAGCCTACGACCTTTCAGGTCCAGCGCAGCGAGTTCGACAAGCTGCTGGCTGATCAGGCCGAACGGCAAGGTGTGGACATCCGCTATCAGCAGGAAATCATCAGCGCTGACTTCGACGGCCCGCAGCCGGTGTTGCGCGTGAAGCGTGAGGACGGCAGCGAATACAGCGTGCAGGCGACTTTCGTGCTCGATGCCAGCGGCTACGGTCGCGTGTTGCCGCGCCTGCTGGACCTCGAAGCGCCATCGGGCTTTCCAGTGCGTCAGGCGGTGTTCACCCACGTCGAAGACCACATCGAAAGCCCGCCCTTCGACCGCCAGAAAATCCTCGTCAGCATCCATCCGCAACACAACGACGTATGGTTCTGGTCGATCCCGTTCAGCGCGGGCCGTTGCTCGGTGGGCGTTGTGGCTTCGGCCGAGCGCTTCAAGGACAAGCCTGCCGATCTGGACGCCTGCCTGCGTGCATTTATCGATGAAACGCCGCAACTGGCCAAGGTGCTGAAAAACGCAGTCTGGGATACGCCTGCAAGGACCATCGGTGGTTATTCGGCAAACGTCAAAACCCTTCACGGCAAAGGCTTTGCGCTGCTGGGCAACGCGGCGGAGTTTCTCGACCCAGTGTTTTCTTCCGGCGTGACCATCGCCATGCGCTCGGCGAGCATGGCCGCTGGCGTGCTGAATCGACAGTTGCAGGGCGAACACGTGGACTGGGAAACCGAGTTCGCCATCCCCCTGAAACGCGGCGTCGATACCTTTCGCGCCTATGTCGAAGGCTGGTACGACAGCTCGTTCCAGAACGTCATTTTCTACCCCGGCAGCGCGCCGGATATCCGCCGCATGATCAGCTCGATTCTGGCCGGTTATGCCTGGGATGAACGCAATCCGTTCGTCAGCGAGCCCAAGCGCCGCCTGCGCACGCTGTCGGAAATCTGTGCGGACGGTGGCTCATGA